In the genome of Globicephala melas chromosome 3, mGloMel1.2, whole genome shotgun sequence, one region contains:
- the LOC115840774 gene encoding LOW QUALITY PROTEIN: zinc finger protein 300 (The sequence of the model RefSeq protein was modified relative to this genomic sequence to represent the inferred CDS: deleted 1 base in 1 codon) has product MGREGSVSVSDWRLMKSLVGKIYFDKAWNTPYKTVCLSWEHPLPQNQLSLTYLTPGTEKDFPGIYLFRREQKMMKSQGLVSFKDVAVDFTQEEWQQLDPAQKTLYRDVMLENYSHLVSMGHPVSKPDVISKLEQGEDPWIIKRDIPNWIYPYEDQADGRQDRKSNLDNTQSCILGSVSFHNKILKGVTKDGSFYSILKVCQGDGHLQRCQKNRLFRQVTVINNKTMTVESDHKYNALGKIFQECIGSDTSRQRPHNCDTFKNDLKSSIDLPSCNKSNSGKNPDESFACGKSSIHGVSNPDLEKIHNRVIPCDDNECGNIFSKKQSLIQYQNVETKEKTCVCITCGKAFAKKSQLIVHQRIHTGKKPYNCGACGKAFSEKFHLIVHQRIHTGEKPYECSECGKAFSQKSSLIIHQRVHTGEKPYECSDCGKAFSQKSPLIIHQRIHTGEKPYECRECGKAFSQKSQLIIHHRAHTGEKPYECTECGKAFCEKSHLIIHKRIHTGEKPYKCAQCEEAFSRKTELITHQLIHTGEKPYECTACGKTFSRKSQLIIHQRTHTGEKPYKCSECGKAFCQKSHLIGHQRIHTGEKPYVCTECGKAFSQKSHLPGHQRIHTGEKPYICAECGKAFSQKSDLVLHQRIHTGKDLISVLYVGKPSSRNHNSLYIREFTAVVKS; this is encoded by the exons ATGGGACGGGAGGGGTCCGTGAGTGTCAGTGATTGGAGACTGATGAAGTCACTGGTGGGGAAG ATCTATTTTGACAAAGCCTGGAATACCCCATATAAAACAGTCTGTCTATCATGGGAGCACCCACTTCCTCAGAACCAGTTAAGTCTTACCTACCTGACTCCTGGGACTGAGAAGGATTTCCCAG GCATCTACCTTTttagaagagaacagaaaatgaTGAAGTCCCAG GGGTTAGTATCATTCAAGGATGTGGCTGTGGATTTCACCCAGGAGGAGTGGCAGCAGCTGGACCCTGCTCAGAAGACCCTGTACAGggatgtgatgctggagaactaCAGCCACCTGGTCTCAATGG GGCATCCAGTTTCCAAACCAGATGTCATCTCCAAGTTGGAACAAGGAGAAGATCCATGGATCATAAAGAGAGACATACCAAATTGGATCTATCCATATGAAGATCAGGCAGATGGGCGACAAG acAGGAAAAGTAACCTTGACAACACCCAATCATGTATTTTGGGGTCTGTTTCCTTCCATAATAAGATACTGAAAGGAGTCACAAAGGATGGTTCATTTTACTCCATATTAAAAGTCTGTCAAGGTGATGGCCACCTACAGAGATGTCAGAAAAACAGACTTTTCAGGCAAGTAACAGtcatcaacaacaaaacaatgacTGTGGAGTCAGACCACAAATATAATGCATTGggcaaaatatttcaagaatgcaTAGGGTCAGACACTTCAAGACAAAGACCTCATAACtgtgatacatttaaaaatgacttgAAATCTAGTATTGACCTACCTAGTTGTAATAAGAgcaattcaggaaaaaaccctgaTGAGAGTTTTGCATGTGGAAAATCATCCATCCATGGTGTGTCCAATCCTGATCTTGAGAAAATTCACAATCGAGTAATTCCCTGTGATGATAATGAGTGTGGAAACATTTTCAGCAAGAAACAATCCCTTATTCAGTATCAGAATGTTGAAACTAAGGAGAAAACCTGTGTATGTATTACATGTGGAAAAGCCTTTGCTAAGAAGTCACAGCTCATTGTACATCAACGAATTCATACTGGGAAGAAACCATACAATTGTGGTGCatgtgggaaagctttcagtgAGAAGTTTCACCTTATTGTACATCAAAGAATTCATACTGGggagaaaccttatgaatgttctgaatgtggaaaagccttctcTCAAAAATCATCCCTCATTATCCATCAAAGAGTTCATActggggaaaaaccatatgaatgTAGTGACTGTGGAAAAGCCTTCTCCCAGAAATCACCCCTCATtatacatcagagaattcacactggagaaaaacctTATGAATGTAGAGAGTGTGGTAAGGCCTTCTCCCAGAAGTCACAGCTGATTATACATCATAGAGctcatactggagagaagcctTATGAGTGTactgaatgtggaaaagccttctgTGAGAAGTCCCACCTCATCATACATAAAAggattcacactggagagaaaccctacaaATGTGCTCAATGTGAGGAAGCCTTCAGCAGGAAGACAGAACTCATTACACACCAGTTAATTCATACTGGGGAGAAACCTTACGAATGTACTGCATGTGGGAAGACCTTCTCCCGGAAGTCACAGCTCATTATACATCAGAGAACGCATACTGGAGAAAAGCCCTAtaaatgcagtgaatgtggaaaagccttctgTCAGAAATCACATCTCATTGGACATCAGAGGAttcacacaggagaaaaaccTTACGTTTGTactgaatgtggaaaagccttctcTCAAAAGTCTCACCTCCCAGGGCATCAGCGGATTCATACAGGAGAGAAGCCTTATATATGTGCTGAATGTGGAAAGGCATTTTCTCAGAAATCAGACCTTGTtttacatcagagaattcataca gGGAAAGACCTTATCAGTGTGCTgtatgtgggaaagccttcatcCAGAAATCACAACTCACtgtacatcagagaattcacagcAGTGGTAAAATCATAA